One segment of Solanum lycopersicum chromosome 1, SLM_r2.1 DNA contains the following:
- the CCD1B gene encoding carotenoid cleavage dioxygenase 1B isoform 1 (isoform 1 is encoded by transcript variant 1) translates to MGMNEEDGVARIEGVVVVDPKPQNGVAAKAIDWVEWAIIKLMNDSTKPLPFLQGNFAPTDETPPLKNLPVIGHLPECLNGEFVRVGPNPKFAPVAGYHWFDGDGMIHGLQIKDGKATYVSRFVRTSRLKQEEFFGGAKFMKIGDLKGLFGLFSVYIYMLREKLKVLDTSYGNGTANTAMIYHHGKLLALHEGDKPYVVKILEDGDLQTLGMLDYDKRLQHSFTAHPKVDPVTGEMFTFGYSQTPPFATYRVISKDGVMQDPVPITIPASVMMHDFAITENYAIMMDLPLYFRPKEMVKNKQLAYSFDPTKKARFGVLPRYAKNESLIKWFELPNCFIFHNANAWEEGDDVVLITSRLQNPDLDAIKGTEKEEQRDGFTNELYEMRFNMKNGVASQKKLSEAAVDFPRINENYTGRKQRYVYGTILNNVAQITGVVKFDLHAEPETGKTKLEVGGNVPGIFDLGPGRFGSEAIFVPRQPGTECEEDDGYLILFVHDENTGKSSVNVIDAKTMSAEPVAVVELPKRVPFGFHAFFVTEEQIQEQAKM, encoded by the exons atgggGATGAATGAAGAAGATGGAGTGGCGAGAATTGAAGGAGTAGTGGTGGTTGATCCAAAACCACAAAATGGAGTCGCTGCAAAGGCGATAGACTGGGTAGAATGGGCGATTATCAAATTGATGAATGATTCTACCAAGCCACTCCCCTTTCTTCAGGGCAATTTTGCACCTACCGATGAAACTCCTCCACTTAAAAACCTTCCCGTTATAGGCCATCTGCCG GAGTGCCTGAATGGTGAGTTTGTTAGGGTTGGTCCAAATCCTAAATTTGCTCCAGTTGCTGGATACCATTG GTTTGATGGAGATGG CATGATTCATGGCTTGCAAATTAAGGATGGAAAAGCAACATATGTCTCACGTTTTGTGAGGACATCACGTCTTAAGCAAGAAGAGTTCTTTGGAGGAGCTAAGTTTATGAAG ATTGGAGATCTTAAAGGGCTGTTCGGGTTGTTctcagtatatatatacatgctcAGGGAAAAGCTGAAAGTTTTGGACACTTCCTATGGAAATGGCACAG CTAATACAGCTATGATATATCACCATGGGAAGCTTTTGGCTCTTCATGAGGGTGATAAACCAT ATGTAGTTAAGATTCTGGAGGATGGAGATCTGCAAACGCTTGGCATGCTGGATTACGATAAAAGGTTGCAACATTCCTTCACTGCTCACCCGAAGGTTGACCCTGTAACTG GGGAAATGTTTACCTTTGGCTACTCGCAGACACCACCTTTCGCTACATATAGAGTCATATCCAAGGATGGTGTCATGCAAGATCCAGTTCCAATAACGATACCAGCATCTGTTATGATGCACGATTTTGCTATTACTGAAAATTATGCAATTATGATGGATCTTCCATTGTACTTCAGACCAAAG GAAATGGTGAAAAATAAACAGCTGGCATACAGCTTTGACCCCACAAAGAAGGCTCGTTTTGGAGTTCTTCCACGCTACGCAAAGAACGAATCCCTAATCAAGTGGTTCGAGCTTCCTAACTGCTTCATATTCCACAACG CCAATGCTTGGGAGGAGGGAGATGACGTGGTCTTGATCACTTCCCGCCTGCAGAATCCAGATCTTGACGCGATTAAAGGAACTGAAAAAGAAGAACAGCGTGACGGTTTCACAAATGAGTT GTATGAGATGAggttcaatatgaagaatggtGTAGCATCACAGAAGAAACTGTCAGAGGCTGCTGTTGATTTTCCACGGATCAACGAGAACTACACTGGAAG GAAGCAACGCTATGTATATGGAACCATTTTAAACAATGTTGCCCAGATCACAGGAGTTGTCAAATTTGATTTGCATGCCGAACCAGAAACTGGAAAAACAAAGCTTGAAGTAGGTGGAAATGTTCCTGGAATTTTTGACCTTGGACCTGGAAGATTTGGATCAGAGGCAATATTTGTTCCCCGTCAGCCTGGGACTGAATGTGAAGAGGATGACGGCTACTTAATATTGTTTGTACATGATGAGAACACTGG AAAGTCATCAGTGAATGTAATTGATGCGAAAACAATGTCAGCTGAACCTGTGGCAGTTGTTGAATTACCCAAAAGAGTTCCATTTGGATTCCATGCCTTCTTTGTCACAGAG GAACAAATTCAGGAGCAAGCCAAAATGTGA
- the CCD1B gene encoding carotenoid cleavage dioxygenase 1B isoform 2 (isoform 2 is encoded by transcript variant 2), with amino-acid sequence MGDTKEEATMEKNEEGGWVVVKPNPNKKFGGKAIDWLEKVIIKLMYKSNVPNSHFLSGNFAPIDEETPPCKDLPVKGYLPECLNGEFVRVGPNPKFAPVAGYHWFDGDGMIHGLQIKDGKATYVSRFVRTSRLKQEEFFGGAKFMKIGDLKGLFGLFSVYIYMLREKLKVLDTSYGNGTANTAMIYHHGKLLALHEGDKPYVVKILEDGDLQTLGMLDYDKRLQHSFTAHPKVDPVTGEMFTFGYSQTPPFATYRVISKDGVMQDPVPITIPASVMMHDFAITENYAIMMDLPLYFRPKEMVKNKQLAYSFDPTKKARFGVLPRYAKNESLIKWFELPNCFIFHNANAWEEGDDVVLITSRLQNPDLDAIKGTEKEEQRDGFTNELYEMRFNMKNGVASQKKLSEAAVDFPRINENYTGRKQRYVYGTILNNVAQITGVVKFDLHAEPETGKTKLEVGGNVPGIFDLGPGRFGSEAIFVPRQPGTECEEDDGYLILFVHDENTGKSSVNVIDAKTMSAEPVAVVELPKRVPFGFHAFFVTEEQIQEQAKM; translated from the exons ATGGGGGATACAAAAGAAGAGGCAACAATGGAGAAAAATGAAGAGGGGGGTTGGGTTGTGGTGAAACCAAACCCCAACAAGAAATTTGGAGGGAAAGCCATTGATTGGTTAGAGAaagtaattatcaaattaatgtacAAAAGCAATGTCCCTAATTCCCATTTTTTGTCTGGTAACTTTGCACCTATTGATGAAGAAACACCTCCTTGTAAGGACCTTCCTGTCAAAGGCTACTTGCCT GAGTGCCTGAATGGTGAGTTTGTTAGGGTTGGTCCAAATCCTAAATTTGCTCCAGTTGCTGGATACCATTG GTTTGATGGAGATGG CATGATTCATGGCTTGCAAATTAAGGATGGAAAAGCAACATATGTCTCACGTTTTGTGAGGACATCACGTCTTAAGCAAGAAGAGTTCTTTGGAGGAGCTAAGTTTATGAAG ATTGGAGATCTTAAAGGGCTGTTCGGGTTGTTctcagtatatatatacatgctcAGGGAAAAGCTGAAAGTTTTGGACACTTCCTATGGAAATGGCACAG CTAATACAGCTATGATATATCACCATGGGAAGCTTTTGGCTCTTCATGAGGGTGATAAACCAT ATGTAGTTAAGATTCTGGAGGATGGAGATCTGCAAACGCTTGGCATGCTGGATTACGATAAAAGGTTGCAACATTCCTTCACTGCTCACCCGAAGGTTGACCCTGTAACTG GGGAAATGTTTACCTTTGGCTACTCGCAGACACCACCTTTCGCTACATATAGAGTCATATCCAAGGATGGTGTCATGCAAGATCCAGTTCCAATAACGATACCAGCATCTGTTATGATGCACGATTTTGCTATTACTGAAAATTATGCAATTATGATGGATCTTCCATTGTACTTCAGACCAAAG GAAATGGTGAAAAATAAACAGCTGGCATACAGCTTTGACCCCACAAAGAAGGCTCGTTTTGGAGTTCTTCCACGCTACGCAAAGAACGAATCCCTAATCAAGTGGTTCGAGCTTCCTAACTGCTTCATATTCCACAACG CCAATGCTTGGGAGGAGGGAGATGACGTGGTCTTGATCACTTCCCGCCTGCAGAATCCAGATCTTGACGCGATTAAAGGAACTGAAAAAGAAGAACAGCGTGACGGTTTCACAAATGAGTT GTATGAGATGAggttcaatatgaagaatggtGTAGCATCACAGAAGAAACTGTCAGAGGCTGCTGTTGATTTTCCACGGATCAACGAGAACTACACTGGAAG GAAGCAACGCTATGTATATGGAACCATTTTAAACAATGTTGCCCAGATCACAGGAGTTGTCAAATTTGATTTGCATGCCGAACCAGAAACTGGAAAAACAAAGCTTGAAGTAGGTGGAAATGTTCCTGGAATTTTTGACCTTGGACCTGGAAGATTTGGATCAGAGGCAATATTTGTTCCCCGTCAGCCTGGGACTGAATGTGAAGAGGATGACGGCTACTTAATATTGTTTGTACATGATGAGAACACTGG AAAGTCATCAGTGAATGTAATTGATGCGAAAACAATGTCAGCTGAACCTGTGGCAGTTGTTGAATTACCCAAAAGAGTTCCATTTGGATTCCATGCCTTCTTTGTCACAGAG GAACAAATTCAGGAGCAAGCCAAAATGTGA
- the LOC101263946 gene encoding polygalacturonase-like, whose protein sequence is MLFRILFIVLLATSLFATSCNGKKKIEKPIKHGHVKKRTQAIIDIQSFGAKGDGISDDTQAFIKAWKKTCKTENGVLLIPRHKIYYIGPIKFHGPCKKGLRMMINGELRASKDISDYNEDKRHWLLFQNMENFIVEGVGSIDGNGQIWWKNSCKVDKTIPCNTKTLTVPTAMSFYNCTNLKVRNLGFKNPQKMHLTITKSELVEVSRLKITAPYDSPNTDGIHVSGTKDIDIHHSYIETGDDCISIVNGSTNVRARYIHCGPGHGISIGSLGKNKEEDVVSNIYVHDATLRGTTNGLRIKSWQGGRGYAKDILFQNIQMVNVTNPIIIDQFYCDQDKPCKEQKEAVRVSNIMFKNIKGTSFTQTAIKLKCSKTVPCKGIQMENVNIRHEGGLTVKALCTNVKYTTKGVLFPKCPSEPHPLTFLRN, encoded by the exons atgcTTTTTAGAATTCTCTTTATAGTATTATTAGCCACTTCATTGTTTGCAACTTCTTGTAATGGAAAAAAGAAGATTGAAAAACCAATAAAACATGGTCATGTGAAAAAGAGAACACAAGCAATTATTGATATACAATCTTTTGGAGCCAAAGGTGATGGAATTTCAGATGATACAcag gCATTCATAAAGGCTTGGAAGAAGACATGCAAAACAGAAAATGGTGTGCTTTTAATTCCAAGACACAAAATATATTACATTGGACCAATTAAGTTTCATGGTCCTTGTAAGAAAGGACTTAGAATGATG atAAATGGAGAACTAAGAGCTTCAAAAGATATATCAGATTATAATGAAGATAAAAGACATTGGCTTTTATTccaaaatatggaaaattttaTAGTTGAAGGTGTTGGAAGTATTGATGGCAATGGACAAATATGGTGGAAAAATTCTTGCAAAGTTGATAAAACTatt CCATGTAATACAAAAACACTAACAGTTCCAACT GCTATGTCCTTTTATAATTGTACAAATTTGAAAGTGAGAAATTTAGGTTTTAAAAATCCACAAAAAATGCACTTAACAATTACAAAAAGTGAACTTGTTGAAGTTTCAAGATTGAAAATTACAGCACCTTATGATAGCCCAAACACTGATGGAATTCATGTTTCGGGGACAAAAGATATCGATATTCACCATTCATATATTGAAAcag gtgatgATTGTATCTCAATAGTAAATGGTTCCACTAATGTTAGAGCAAGATATATACATTGTGGACCTGGCCATGGAATAAG taTTGGAAGCTTGGGTAAAAATAAAGAGGAGGATGttgtttcaaatatttatgtacATGATGCTACATTGAGGGGAACAACTAATGGATTAAGAATAAAGTCTTGGCAG ggAGGACGTGGATATGCAAaagatattctttttcaaaatatacaGATGGTGAATGTGACCAACCCCATAATCATTGATCAATTTTATTGTGACCAAGATAAACCATGCAAAGAGCag AAAGAAGCAGTGCGTGTGAGTAATATaatgttcaaaaatataaaGGGAACGAGTTTCACACAAACtgcaattaaattaaaatgcagCAAAACTGTTCCATGCAAAGGGATACAAATGGAAAATGTGAATATACGTCACGAAGGAGGTTTAACTGTCAAAGCTTTATGTACAAACGTTAAATACACAACAAAGGGGGTGTTATTCCCAAAATGCCCTTCCGAGCCGCACCCGTTGACATTTTTGCGGAATTAA